The sequence ACAATTAAGAACAGGTTCTGATAAAATCAGTAGAAGAGGAAATATGTTGAGTAAAAAATTATGCACCAATTTGAAAAGTTTTTGGCAGGGTCAAAAAGCCCAATTCTGGATTGTGCAGAtcattcaaattttgaaactATTTAGAATGacaaataaattcaaacaGCTTGAGCAGAATGAAAGCTACACATTTGTGGTTTTTATAGTTAATTAGGATGAAGATGCTCAAATCATGCTTGTCTCATACAAAGGCACCAAATTTACATCAAGTAAGTGAAGAAgcacaattttcttttaccGGTTGAGAATGGCTGCAGATTTAGCCCAGAGAAAGAGAATGCTCATCAGGAGGAGAAGAACACTTGAGACAAGTGACAGCAGAGTATAACCAGACTTCTCAAACACCACCCAAGCACATAGAGTTACTAACAATATCCCCaaagtcagatttttctgCCTCCACAGAATCACATCTGCAACTGTACTACCAGCAAAAGCATGGATTATCAGACCCATAAATCCTaaatccaaataaaatagatCAAAAATCTGTCATTGTATCAAAGACCAATTTTTCATAATCTTGAGTTCTTCTTATCTGTATGCATAATTCATCTTgcatttaaatcaaatcaaaacttATACTAAAAGAACTCCAATACTGGATAACAATTTCAATCACAATTATGATGTTTTAAGAATTTAAAGAACAGAACCCATGATCAAAAAGTGGGAGAAGTTCATAcaaaatgatgaagatgatgactTACCAAGGCCTCCTCCAAGGATCTCGTGAAGGGTTCTTTGCCTGTTGAACAATCTTTCAGAATCTGCAGATGAACCCATTTGATACAGAGCCAGGAATCACAGCCTGGGATCCAGTTCAGATCTCTTAGACCCAAAAATGATGTGGCTTTGAGTCTGAGATGATCCTCAGCAAAAGAGAAACAATGGGCTCTCTTTAGCtaaactttttctttcattgaGCCCCACGTATATGAAATGTATTAGGTTTATATACAGATGACTGTTAAAAGTGCATTTGGTGTGGTGGCCACAGACAGAGTCATGTAGCTGATAGCTTCCAGCTTAAAAGCGTCATAGGCCGGTCATGgctttttcttgctttttaatttcttctaAAATGTGCGACTAAACCTTACTTTCGTGgaattatatacaaacgatTATTTATAATCTGCGTAGAAAACAGAGAGACTAACTGTTCTGCTCTCAGGTTggctgcttttcttttcttattacCGGCCCTGTTTTTCTCCTTCACTCTTGACTCGAGTGACTCCAACTTTTAAAAGGGTATTTAGCATTGCCGTTATTTACAGAAGGATGCCATTGTTTTTAAACGTATCCAGTAGGGTCTCTCGTGGGTATTCTCCTCCGCACTGCTTCGTTGGTCGGTTTTTGTGGGCCCAGCTTTTTGCCATGGCCAATCACAGATTCTTTTTCCAGAACATCAAAGTCAGACTAAGAACGCACATAACTccttgggaaaaaaaaaaaaaaaaaaacgaaaacatttattcttaatttcattatttatgacaggtaatatattataaaatttattttaaatatatgtaaaaaaatctcaatgtttttaaaatgaaGTCAGTTTTGACCTTAAAACCAGAATAAATACAGTAATTTTCTCAAACTCTCATTTACAAAGTCATATTCGGCATATTTATTATTCAACCCGTTTGCAATGGAGATCATATCTGGGAATTGGATGAGCCCCCAGAAAATGAAGCAAGAAAATGACAAGCATtaccaaaatgcaaaaactGTAATCATCCAATTGAAAAGCTGGGAGGTTATTTCTTCAAGTTTATACAATGTGAGTCTAAATTTGGAGTCTAAATGGAGATGTATATGCTGCAAAGTACAATAACCTTGCGCCAGGGATGTAAGGCAACCGTCTACACCTGACACAGATCATTGTCTTCAACCAGTAAACATAAAATCTACGAAAGAAtgtacttttcttttcaaacatttttcttttcgcTGTTTGACGTTTCATTCTGCAGGTTGCCAGCTTCTGCGTGGGCTATGGCTGGGGAAGCTACGGCCGGGGCCGGGGCTGGGGCCAGGCCCGGGGATGGCACTGGGGATGGCACTGGGGCTGGGGCCAAGGATGGGGCCGGAgatggggatggggatggggatggggatggggatggggCTTGGGCCGGGGCCGGGGATGGGGCTTGGGCCGGGGCTGGGGATGGCGCTGGGGCTGGGGCTGGGGAAGAATCCATAAGACTGGCAGCAATGGCAGCCTTTAAGTCCTCGTCTTCCATTTCTGAAAGCAATTCTGCTTCTTCTGTTGATAGAAATGGAGCCGAAGATTGTTGATTCCAATTTGTTCCCTGAGGTTGAGCATTTGTGGAGTTGCAGGATTTAGTTATCCTCTCAGCATCTTCAGGTGAAAGCCACTGCCCATAGCCATTAGAAGCTTCAGAGGATGACATGGGACACTCTTTCGGGAAGTTTCCTCTCACCAGGAAAATGCTCCAACCAGAGCCTTTTAGTGTGTCCAAATAGGCTGAAAGGTAAAACTTTGAGAGGTGCAGTGGGGCTGCATACAGACTGTCAAAATTATACCACTCTCCACTCACTTTTCTGATACAGAACCAATGATCCTGCAAATGACAGATGAATGCATTTTCAAGCTCAGGATCAATCTGGGCAGGCTCTGCAACTGGAGAATCAAGGGGGATGACCTGCAGATCCCAAACCTCTAAAGCCTTTTGTAGAACCTGCAAACAAAAACTTCAATGGTTTGCTCTGGAATCTCTTATGGAGCAATACTAATCATTGGAAAGAATGAAAGTTATTGTTGCAATTAAAACTTATGAAAAAGAACCAACTATATACTTTTTGGGTTGTAAAACCACTTCTGGACTTATTTCGTGTTTTTCCCCTTGAAATCCATATAAAGCTATGTCCAAACACAAGAACTAGGCTAGTCCTCATCCCCTCAGTTTTGAAATATCCCATTCTATAATAAGAATGGCTTCATAAACAATTCAAGTTACATGCTGAATTAAGCAAGATTAAATTTCTAAGACTGAAATATCCTTAGTTAgcagaaaaacaagaaagggaacttcataaataattaaattaatataaatccAACAGCGTATAGAAATCACACCCAGAAAAATACAACGCTATTGGACTAAAGAAATTTCCAAAACTTCTTgttattaatttgaaaatgagGAGATAGGAGATCTTATTGATAGTAAGAAGtcaaaatatttgcatatacATAAGGGAAATCAGAAGGGGAAACCCACTTCAAGATAAATAACATACAAAACAAGTCCAGATAAAAGAACTTAATTTAATAGTTCATTTTGCTTTTCCCACTTCATAACACCCAAAACATTTTTGCTTCATTAATTTTCTGGGAAAACTTCAAATTAGTCGCATAAGTCAAGTGAGGCAACCTCAATCTGCTCAGGCCAGGGAAAGTTGTACTCTCCATGGGTGAATTCAAAACTTGTTACAGTATAATCATTATTCAAATCTAAAGGACCAAGTGGTTTACAAGCTTGCATTGATGATAACCTGACGTgcaatgcaattgcatgaaaACTAACAAGATACCCTTGAGGAAGCACATTTTCCTCCAGAAATTCATGACTATAGACACAGGGTACAACAAAGTTTTGTTTAATATCAAGCCCCATTGCAACAGAAAGGCCAAGGCAAAGCATTTTGTCCTTTAtaataccaaaaataaaaagtatttTGTCTATATAGAGGCAAAGTATAGTGTAGGTTAGATTAGCActcttcaacttttttatGCAAGAACGACCAATAATTTAGCACCAAGGTTTGCATAGGTTCAATCAACATTAGGGTTTTGACTCACCAAAGCACCGCAATGACATCAACAGCACCATTTACAGACAACTACTTCCTAAACTATTTTACCGCTCATTGAAAACATCccatatatacacacatacatatgTGAATAATCAAGTATGAATCCCTGCCTCCAAGTTGGTCTTAGTAAAATACTGGTACGGCATACTAGCATaataatgagccatcattgcCTCTCAAACTTAGCAAATTAAAAACCACAGCGTACGCACACAAAGACACGTGGAAACTAGACAACTACAtcataattaatcaaggatCAAGTCCTTTGGTAGTGCTAGTTAACCGTTACTATAAACATTCGTTCAAGGCCACTTGCCACCTGTAAACGACCTCAACAACAAGCCCAATTCAACATGGCTTCAgttaatatgaaattccagAAACCCTTTTCAGAAGGCActaaaagaataaaatgaCCACAGTGCTCTTCTTTATAGTAAGTAATCCACCAAACAAATCTTGTTTTAGAGCCAAATCACAGTGCTCTTCTCTTAGTAGAATAGTGGAAATAACTAATATAAATCTCAAGACAAGAAATAACAAGGAAAACCATAGGAAGAGCATCATCTTTCTGTGAAAGAGAACAGAGTCTCATTCGTAAACATACAGAGAATCAAAATGCTAGACAAACAAAAGTTGTAGTTTCCCTTCCTCCAGCTAGCTCAAACGTTGAATTCAAAAACACATTAACCCGATGTAATAAAGATTTCTATATAACTAAATCATACGATAAATTACAAACTAACTCTGTAAAATGGTGAGTTGCTAGTCATACAAGAAATCAATAAAacgaaaaataaagaaagcacATTTAGTTGGTTTTGcgcagaaaaaaaaagaaagagtctATGCACTAGTTACAGGGCAGTCAATAGTGAAAGCAAAAAACAACCATGAAAGACAATGCGAGAGTTCCACGCAGAAAAATCCAAACCTTTTTTCTAAAAGactgagaaatgaaatgaaattttgggattggaatTGGAACCTGAATGCTGAAATCGCCGTCCAAGGAGACGTTGTGAGACTCCTCGGAGAGGAAATCGCCGGCGTGGGACCCGCCCTCGACGAGCATCATCTGCCGCTCCTTGCGATCGAGATCGGAGGCGAGTGCAGCCAAATCGAATTCGGAGAAGAAAGGCCCCTGCAACACCGTGTTCACGCAATGCACCGCGCACAGCTTCGACTCTTGTACCTCGTGGTACAACATCCCTCCATTGCTCGCTCCTTCCATTTCAGAGAAAacaagaagacgaagaagaagagaagaggaagaagaagcaaaccCTAGATTCTGAGAATCTTGTTGGATTGAAGATGAGGGGGCTATAAGGATTGAGGATTGAGTTTGAGGGGAAAAAAGTGTCTCGAAAGATActagtttttcattttatttatttattttatgaaatggAATGGGGTTTTAACGTTTTTATTTTGCTGGGGATGTTTATGAGTCACCACGTGCAAGCAACTGCTGGACACGTGTAAAGACGCGCGAAGACAAGGTTTCGTTTCTTTGTGtttctgctttttctttttctttttctttttaactcaAAGTGGGAAGATTTCACCAGTccaagttaaaaagaaaacataccaAATATATCAATGTTCACATCTTACATTACATGTACTTGGTTGGATAATGGATCCAGTTAAAGCAAAggaccaaaaaaattacaaaaattagCAACtcggtttttaaaataaaagaaaaggaaaatgcttcaaaattacaacaaaagtACACTACCATTCTATTGAATTCTAAAATCTTTCTTGAATACAAGAACAAAATGCATCTCCAggttcttctctctctctctcatacaaGCAGATCATAGTGGTTGCTGCCACTGTACAAGAGCCTTACAACCTTCCTGGGTTTTCTGTTTCTAGAACCTTTACCAAACTCGGTTCCGTATTCTGCAATGGGAATGAAACCAGAACTCCTCCCACCATTTGTATGCTGCAACCAATTCAACCAACAGATCACAACTGAAAGTATAAAACATAACTAGGAAAAACGTGCAACTCTAACAATCTCCACCTTTAAACTATGCTAGTTTATTAGGTGgaacaaaaattaatgagGGGAGATTCTCTAACAGCTAGACAAGTCCATAATCTGGAGCTCTTCTTAGGTCAGGTTTGAGTATCTCCCAAACTAAAGAAGATGCATTGGCATAAAAAAGAGATAGGCTTTTCAGTGAAAAATATACCTCATGCTCTGGTATGTAAACAGTGATTGGCTGCCCACACAACTTTGACAGCACCTGCAGTATTGAAGGTCAGAGGTCACAcaaccacacacacacacacacacacaagaaAGAGCAGTAACAACTGTGAGAAAACGGATTACAACAACAAATATGTGAAACTGTACTTTTTTTCTATTCTAATAGACTAAAAATAGCATTTCATGTTCGCAGTCTAATTACCATAGTAATTATAACATCTTCGGCAGTATGCTGGGTTTAAAATACCAACTCCCGCCGCCATATGGATAATCTCATACTGGAGAAACGATAGCCCTCCACTTAAAGTATAAATTTCCCATACAATAATTACTTAACTTAAGATACCACCTAACCAAAAATCATGTCTAAATGATTGGTAATATCTACAGTTGACAATCCGATGATACTAATGATATGAAACAAAACGTCACAAAATGTTAGAACTGAACTAGAGGCTCAAGAGTACTGACCAGCAGCTCCGACTCTCCTCCCCAGAAATCAGGTCTTGTGATGCGCTGGCAGTAACTATGGAATGACATTTACAGATGTATTATTAGATTGATTTCCATCATAAGGACATGCTAAAACACTTGAACaccaaaattgataaaaatatagAGGCCTACCGGTTTAAGGATTCGTCAACAGTAATTGCCACCAGAGCCGCTTCATACTTGGGACGTTCTTCCTCATCTTCACATATAATCTCTTTCACAGCCATCCGTAGTTCGTCTATGTTTTCacagtaatttatttagtcATTCTAAATTGCCTCCAAAAGTAATAAGGAAATGCGAAATCCAAAAAGAGGTTATGAAAACCAAACATTAATCCAACCTAAACCTATAACACCAGTGCAATAAAGCTAATGGGACTCTTGGTCACATTACCGCACAAATTATACATAACGACATCATGCTTAACAGAAAGTGACCCAAGCCACAAATTTATAGATACATTCAGAATTAGATATCATAGAATGAAAGAAATACAACCATGCCTTCCATGATTTCAATCAATTAAACATTATTGAAATCCACATTGACAAATAAGAACATTTATGCAAACCCAGCATACCTGCATCATTTTTCTCCTCCCTTGGGCTAAGAGAAAATCCTTTATTGAAGGCCATTCCTTTGACCTGATTAAGATTTGAAACTGtgagatagagagagacagagacagagacagagctCAATTCACTAGTTTTTAAGTCTGAACAAAAATTAGATGTACAATTCTCAAATACCAGTGCACGAAATAGACAACGTCCGTCGCCAGTAACTTTCTGAACCGAATAGCGTTCAACTTTTTTCGTGGCCGATGATCCTCTGCCTCTGCCACAACACAATGGTCCGTGCTTTAGGGTTTCAAGGTTatgaaatcaataaaaaattaacttgaaaattaaaaatcggTGAATCTTAAAGAATACAGTAGGAAATTTACAGTGACGGTCCAATTCTAGCAAAGAACCGGTGGCTGTAGTCTCCGAACAACGCCGTTGGGTTCACCTGAGAATTCGAAGATGAAATTGAGAGAACGGGGGAGGAGACGAGCTCGAACTGAGCAATTCCATTCTTCAGCTGCTCAAGGACAATCTCTGGCGTACCAAACAATGCATATGAGAATGAATATATTCAGAGAACGGAAGTGAGAGCGGTGAAGTTGCAGAGAAGTGTGAGATTATTACCATTTGAACGTTTGTCCGCCATGGAAGAGCCGCTGTGGGACGACGACCGTGGATTGAACGTGGAGGCCAACACCGGATAAAGCAAATGAGGGCAATTGAAAATGCAGTCGTATTGGGTGGCGATGGGAACGACGCCGTTTGAGATGAGACCGTTTGTCATTTAGTTTGGGTGCCTTGGGCTGGGCCTAGGCTTTTAAATTTCGTCCGCGCGGGTACTCATTCCTGTCAGCTCAGCCCATCCTTGGAGAGAATTTGTATACTGGGCTGGACGAAActaattggatttttttttttctggtctagaatttgatttttgctTAAAGAGGGGGAACTTCTATAACCAGGGGTGAGGAATTCAATCGAGCCGTCCGATGTTGAGAAGTTCCTTAACGGATGGCTACTAAGGATTCTCAATTTATAACATCTCACTGTAACTCCTCATTACGGTATCACTGTAAAAAAGGGAGATTTACTAAAATCTATCATAATacaattttgttcttgaaatcaattaaaaagtaaTGGGCTTTGGAAAATGATGTGTAGACCCGGATGTTGATaagtgaaaattaaaaaactttgactattttgtaatttgttgtGAATTCGATCAATTTTTCACTCAATTGTAAATGAGCGAGGAGGAGTGGCACACCATGGTCCATGGCACCTCCTACCAACCAACCACCTAACCTAACAAGCATAAGAATTTCCACTCCACGTCACCCCAAATTTTCCTACTAATTTTGAGGTGCCGGCACAATATACACCAATATTATTGCCCCTTTTTTTATGGCATTGAGTCATGTTACACTATAAAATTCTTTATCTactaaaaattataattgcaAAATAACTACACTAATTAATATAGATAACTATCAAGTTGATGCATGTACAGTTTAAAACTATTCACGTGTGAGTGATTCAATTTAGCATTGATTCATTCATGTACCACATTGTACCGTCCACTCGCATAAATGATTTATTGGATTAAGGAGATAATTAGTTTAATAAGAGGAGTGGAGCCCTAGGAGAGGGAACATCGAAGGCATCGAGTCCAAGTCACGTGCACAAGAGCCACACACTCACGTGCCTCGACGAAGAACCAAAGGGCCTATGGCTCTATGCCTTTGTCTTGCGAGTCTTGAATTTCCACACATGCAACGGCCAAACCGAAAAATGCTggctatttatttatataaattctTGATATATAATAAAGGCTCAGCCAGGTCCCTCATCTGAGTCAACTCAGTACTAACTCGTAAAGTCATAAGAAGTATCGCCCAACACGCTCTTAAGAAAACCCCAAAACTGCGTCCCTCTCCTTGACGATCTCCACGAAGCTCCAGCTCCAGCCatttctctctgtctctctcgcATTGTCCGATAATAACACTCACATCATCTCTCTCCGCCTCCATTCTCTATCAAAGCGCCTCTCAGATCCTTCTCTCTGCGTGATCTCAGCTCCTCCTCTCTCCACTACTTTCCGGTAAATTTTCCCCGAGAAAATTTCATCTCTTCCatttctcatttcatttcacttGCTCTAGAAGAACGAATCTGTTCATTTCTGTACTGGAACACTGAAATTAGGTTTTTGTTTCGTGCATGTTCAATCTCTGATTTGCTTTGCTTtggattcttctttttctgcttGGTTACTAGGAAATGGAGGAAAGATTGGGATTTGGGAGGAGAAGTTTGGTTTTTTGCTTTTAGAATCATAGGAAATCAGCTCAAGTAGTTCGATTGCTTTAGCttttatttggattttttttggcGGGGGGTGGGAGCTAATTAGAAGCTTAGTttagaaaattgctctgataatCTAATTGGTAATTTTTTCCAGATTCACAAGTTCTGGAGCTGTACTTGAGAATTAGAGATCTGATTGGCGAGGCTAGTGTATAATTTGGAGAGGTTTGGAGAATGGCTTCGATATCTCATTCTTCATTGGCGTTCACTGGAACAAGCTCTGCTTCCGATCTTTTTCGGAGTTCCAGTAATGGCGTCAGTGGAGTTCCTCTAAGAGCCCTAGGGAAGGTACGATTGGGCATGAGGAGGAACCTTGCTGTCGTCGCCAAGCTTAGGAAGGTGAAGAAGCACGAGTACCCTTGGCCTGAGGATCCCGATCCTAATGTTAAAGGAGGAGTGCTCACTCATCTCTCGCATTTCAAGCCGCTGAAAGAAAAGCCCAAGCCGGTTACTTTGCcatttgagaagccacttgtTGATATCGAAAAGAAGATCATTGATGTAAACCTTCTGTGCTGATTTGAAGATGTATTGgattattttagaatttgtCATGATTTTTGGCTTTAGTTTAACGAGATACTTATTGATCACAGGTGCGGAAGATGGCAAATGAAACTGGGCTGGACTTcagtgatcaaattattttgTTGGAGAATAAATACAACCAGGTTTGATGAATAAATGCCTGGCTTTTGTTGAGTTCGAAAATCAGTAACTAATGTACAGATTTTGGTACATAAATAAACTAGTTTCTGGTTCTGAAGTTCTCTGTTGATGTATATCTTTTGATTTCAGGCTTTAAAGGATTTATATACGAATCTGACTCCTATACAACGTGTGAATATTGCACGACATCCTAACAGGCCAACTTTCCTTGATCATGTCTTTAACATTACTGATAAGGTTTGATACTCATTACTTCACTTATGGATTTTTTGCATATTGTCTAtccttaaatttttatttttatttttatttttttgggaaaaaatgAGTCAGTTAGTGGGTTTGCAAGTGCTGGAAATAATTGCATTGTAacttttttcattgtttttaacATGTACAGTTTGTAGAGCTTCATGGAGACCGGGCAGGGTATGACGATCCTGCTATTGTCACTGGTATAGGAACTATAGATGGTAGAAGATATATGTTCATGGGTCACCAGAAAGGTAGAAATACGAAGGAGAACATTCAGCGTAATTTCGGGATGCCTACTCCCCATGGGTATGCCAAATGAACTTGTGCATTATAGTAATAAGATATAAGATTATCTTTTGTGTCCAACTTAATATGCCTTGCAGAACTTAATATTGGACACTTATATTCATGCAGTTATCGGAAGGCTATGCGCATGATGTACTATGCAGATCACCATGGGTTCCCCATTGTTACTTTCATTGATACCCCGGGTGCATATGCAGACCTTAAATCCGAGGAACTGGGCCAAGTATGTGATAGCTTTACTTTAAATTTCACATGAATCTCTTTTAGATTTTCTGCTGGGTCACCTAATTTGTTTGCGTTTCACACATCCAGGGTGAAGCCATAGCTCACAACTTGCGGACTATGTTTGGCCTGAAGGTACCAATTGTCTCTATTGTCATTGGGGAAGGTGGCTCTGGTGGTGCCCTTGCCATTGGCTGTGCTAATAAGTTATTAATGCTTGAAAATGCAGTTTTCTATGTTGCCAGGTAATTTGGGTTTTGCTTTTCTCTGATTGCATCTCTTAGGGAAGTTGTAAAATGGAAATTTGCTTGTTCCTTTCTTCATTTTTGAGTGACAAGATGATTCTCAAGTGGTGGTGTACTAGATATAGTTGGCTTTGCAAAATTCAACTCTAAAGGGGTCAATTGCCTGGAAGGACTGTAGGCCATATATCTGGATTAATCCCATTTTTTCTGGTCATTAGTTCCGCAATATTGAGTCTTATATTTAAGTAGATTAATGCCAGgcttgtttctctttttatgtTACATGTAAGCATCAAATTAACTTATTGTTTCTCTCTGGGATTTGTCTCTGTTCCTGTTGTATTCAGTCCAGAAGCATGTGCAGCAATCTTGTGGAAGAGTGCCAAAGCTTCTCCAAAGGTTTATACGACATTCTATTGCTCATCTTTAATTGGTTTGTTGATTATAGCCATTGAAAGCTTCATGATCTCTGCAGGCAGCTGAAAAGCTGAAGATTACTGCAACTGAGTTGTGCAAGCTGCAAATTGCAGATGGCATCATCCCTGTATGTATCGCAATCCTTTTGTTTcggctttctttctttctatctttttatttgttttttttataagcaTTCAGTTATTAGGAAGAACATGGGAGCTTGATAACACTGTTATTTCAAAAACTTCTGCAGCACCGTATGGGGTGGGTTTTGTAATATTTCTTATTCAAACTCATCACTGTCATTGGAAACATTGATATGTCAGAAGTGGTCATTGTTTTCTATGAAAAAAGTTCTTGTTTTAATGTGTAATATTCCTTTGTTTCTTCATCCAAACTCATCACTGTCTTTGGAAACATTGATATGTCAGAAGGGGTCATTGTTTtctatgaattatttttttgttttaatgtggtataaaaataaattttttttatttattcttacCTTTAACCGGAACCACATGCAGATCCATTTACTcaaatttaatgttttttcCTTTACTTCCTAGCTCACCCATGATATACCAAGAAAGATGGTTGtctgatttatgaaaaattTTCTTGTAGTCATTACTCAGTTTTGCTGATGTGGCATCTAaaattgcaatttttttttctgaccTTTAACAGGAGCCGCTTGGTGGCGCACATGCAGATCCCTCATGGACCTCTCAACAGATAAAAAATGCAATTAACAAAGAAATGGATGTAAGTGCCTTTTCTtctacaaaaactaaatttacAGTATCCTTTCCTAATTTATGTCTCTTGTTTTGTTCAGGAGCTTCACAAATTGGACACAGAAGCACTGTTAAAGCATCGCATGATGAAGTTCCGGAACATTGGTGGGTTTCAAGAAGGAATTCCTATAGatccaaagaagaaaaagaacatgaagaagaaagatgagCCCATTAATGTAAAGACTCCAGTTTTGGATTTGGAAGGTGAGGTTGAAAAGGTGAAACAACAAATTTTGAAAGCCAAAGAATCCTCTAATGAACCTCCAATGTTGCCTCTGACTGAGACGATAGAAAAACTGAGAAAGGAAGTGGATACTGAATTTTCAGAGGCAGTTAAAGCCCTAGGCTTGAAAGACAGGTTTGCAACATTGCGTGAGGAATTTTCAAAAGTAAATGCACAGAACCAACTCTTGCATCCAGCtctaaaagaaaagcttgaaaaaCTCAGGGAGGAATTTAACCAGGGGTTGGCCTCAGCTCCTAATTATGAAGacctaaaatataaacttgaCATGTTGAAGGAATTATCAAAAGCATATGACCTTGcagagaagaacaagaaggCTGCAAAACTGAAGCAGGAAGTTAACAAGAAATTCAGTGATATCATGGATCGTGAAGATGTTAAGGAGAAAGTTGAGGCACTTAAGGCTGAGGTTGAAAATTCTGGGGTGTCTAACTTTAATGATTTGGATGATAACCTGAAGGGGAAAATTGTGGAATTAAGGAAAGAATTAGAGTTTGAATTTATTGATGTTCTCAAGTCCTTGGGTTTGGATGTTGAGTTAAA comes from Prunus dulcis chromosome 6, ALMONDv2, whole genome shotgun sequence and encodes:
- the LOC117632762 gene encoding ataxin-3 homolog, whose protein sequence is MEGASNGGMLYHEVQESKLCAVHCVNTVLQGPFFSEFDLAALASDLDRKERQMMLVEGGSHAGDFLSEESHNVSLDGDFSIQVLQKALEVWDLQVIPLDSPVAEPAQIDPELENAFICHLQDHWFCIRKVSGEWYNFDSLYAAPLHLSKFYLSAYLDTLKGSGWSIFLVRGNFPKECPMSSSEASNGYGQWLSPEDAERITKSCNSTNAQPQGTNWNQQSSAPFLSTEEAELLSEMEDEDLKAAIAASLMDSSPAPAPAPSPAPAQAPSPAPAQAPSPSPSPSPSPSPAPSLAPAPVPSPVPSPGLAPAPAPAVASPAIAHAEAGNLQNETSNSEKKNV
- the LOC117631804 gene encoding OVARIAN TUMOR DOMAIN-containing deubiquitinating enzyme 3; translated protein: MADKRSNEIVLEQLKNGIAQFELVSSPVLSISSSNSQVNPTALFGDYSHRFFARIGPSLGRGSSATKKVERYSVQKVTGDGRCLFRALVKGMAFNKGFSLSPREEKNDADELRMAVKEIICEDEEERPKYEAALVAITVDESLNRYCQRITRPDFWGGESELLVLSKLCGQPITVYIPEHEHTNGGRSSGFIPIAEYGTEFGKGSRNRKPRKVVRLLYSGSNHYDLLV
- the LOC117630991 gene encoding acetyl-coenzyme A carboxylase carboxyl transferase subunit alpha, chloroplastic, encoding MASISHSSLAFTGTSSASDLFRSSSNGVSGVPLRALGKVRLGMRRNLAVVAKLRKVKKHEYPWPEDPDPNVKGGVLTHLSHFKPLKEKPKPVTLPFEKPLVDIEKKIIDVRKMANETGLDFSDQIILLENKYNQALKDLYTNLTPIQRVNIARHPNRPTFLDHVFNITDKFVELHGDRAGYDDPAIVTGIGTIDGRRYMFMGHQKGRNTKENIQRNFGMPTPHGYRKAMRMMYYADHHGFPIVTFIDTPGAYADLKSEELGQGEAIAHNLRTMFGLKVPIVSIVIGEGGSGGALAIGCANKLLMLENAVFYVASPEACAAILWKSAKASPKAAEKLKITATELCKLQIADGIIPEPLGGAHADPSWTSQQIKNAINKEMDELHKLDTEALLKHRMMKFRNIGGFQEGIPIDPKKKKNMKKKDEPINVKTPVLDLEGEVEKVKQQILKAKESSNEPPMLPLTETIEKLRKEVDTEFSEAVKALGLKDRFATLREEFSKVNAQNQLLHPALKEKLEKLREEFNQGLASAPNYEDLKYKLDMLKELSKAYDLAEKNKKAAKLKQEVNKKFSDIMDREDVKEKVEALKAEVENSGVSNFNDLDDNLKGKIVELRKELEFEFIDVLKSLGLDVELKSKPVEQTLPSEVKTKIEELNEEINDRIENVINSSDLKDKIELLKLEVAKAGKTPDIAAKNKIVALEQQIRQSIAAAVESSNLKEKHEKLKAEVSKTIESSGGLDGSLKTENPNEDSFSFDESRVVGANRTFG